Genomic window (Vigna radiata var. radiata cultivar VC1973A chromosome 1, Vradiata_ver6, whole genome shotgun sequence):
TATTTGACGTAAATGACATGGGTGAGGCAGGTAATCGTAAGTATGAGTCCGTGTTAACACTGGCACTTCGCTGTAAATGGGGGCCACCAGAGAGAGCAGAATTTGCATCTGTGACTAAAGAACTAGCTCCAACACTTGGTGCTGAGTTTGCCACACTATTTAGAACTGCATTATTCATATCCCCAGAAACCAGACCCAGGTTTGAATGACCGGCTCCCGAAACCGTGCTGGATGAATTAACAAAAGATGAGCTTAAGTGAGAGTTAACTACACTCTGTGAAAGTCCATCTCTTTGAAAGAAAACTCCAgaatgtgatgatgatgattgggTTAACCCTCCCGTCACCCGCGAAGGTGTCATGGGGGGCATACCCCCTTGGTGACTGCTGTCTATGTAGCTCTCCAGAGCCAAGCTTAACTCGTACTTTAAATATTCTCAAAAAGCTCATGAACTTCAAGTAACCACAGATTGTTTGTGAACTACTGGTAGTATTTCTCCTATCTCTTCTTAAATCTTCAAGTTTCACTCTATTTCAAAGCCTTTTACCAAACCCACCAACTCCCGTCCAACCAAATGCACCCAAAACGGTTATTCTTTCTCAACACTGGACAACTTCTGATCTAAAtctaaaacaacaaagaataaaaaagcaTATAAATATTCGTTAGTACAAGGAAAACTTCAGCAAAAATAAACACAAGCGGGCGAAAAAAACCCTGGTTTAGAAGCATAAACCCGGAAATGACCAACACCCTTTTCCAATAAAAATCACAACGCAACAATCTCACGCATcaaatcctaattccaactgTTTTACCTGCTCTCAAGACAGGAATTCGCttcaaagagaaaaatgaggTAATAGTTGAGACTGTAATAAAACCACTTTATATGCATGCTAATGACTACCTATTTAGATGTCTAAATCCGCTCGCTTTATTTTCGCATCAGAGCTATGACTGTTCACTTTTCCATCTAAAGTGAATCAGAACCCAAATCCGTGTAAAGATCAATATCATAgtgatgaaaacaaaatctGAAACTCTAAATTCACATATTCAAAAGCCCTAAAAcccaaaatcaaattcaaaaacataaCAAAGGAACTGAAAAGATGAAACTAGTACCCCAACTCCATTGCTGGCATGCACAATAGTTCACTACCATCAACAAACAACGAAGTAACCAAAATACGGGAACATCGCCCAAACAACAGAAAACGGAAACCTTAAACCTAACACCACAAAAACTAAAAGaagcaaataaattataattctcTATACGaatctaaaatacaaaacataaagGATTAACTTCAAGATCGATCAGTAGCTGAAAAATTGAAAACCCCGAATGAAGCTTTCAAACAGTTCAGTGCCAAAACGAATCGTTTAGAACTACTCACTGTGAAAACCGCGagctgaaaaaaaaagaaagcaaacGGAAGTGTAATGAATTGAAATCGCAGAGTTTATAACAAAGTTGGAGTGACCCGTAAAACCGGTCACGCGCTATTGTTCACCTGCAGTGGCAGGTCAGTATTGAGACACGCGTCGCGAAAGTGACAGCAGAGATTAGTCGGTGATACATCGCAGCCACTTCAATACAATTGCTGACGTGGCTGATTTTGATTGGAAAGCAGtttttaacataaaagaaaCTATGTGTAGGGAATTTTCTCTCAACATCCGTACGTTTAGTTGTAATTGGAGTGTAAAAGTCGAACAGTGTCTTATCTTGTACACTACTTGTTTACACAATTTTCCGAggcattttctttttaatttcagctagaaatcatttatatttaaatttatttgcaatataaaaatgttattaattatgatgaacaaatattttaatttaaatcatgtATTCgtgtttgatataattttttttttatattttactgatATTATTTAGATTatgcaataatatttttatgatattaataatttataattttttatttcacaacttcaatatataatatatataatattttaattttgatttcatataataataatcatatatttattgagtttttaagaattattgtaaactttttaatatgaataCCCCACATATTGTATTATATATCCAATACACGTATCATAGATTAATAATGATAGAATAAATTGTgtgacttatttatttttaaatttttaaatagataattgAGATTACttaggaaaataattatatgttagatttccttttaataatttatatattttgttatcattTCCAATTGGATAATCTACTAATCTAATTcatagaaaattattaatagatctattttttttacttttactagAGATCAGGATAGATGGACTCTCTCTAAAACATCTTATATTAATGAGattattacttaattaattagtcaaaagaattcaaattattctatttttttatattagctGATCAATTAggaacattttcttttaaaaatattttatttttttcaatcatgtgagaattaattaattctcaTTTATCTGCATTCTTCTATCTGAAGTGGAAAATAATGTTTGTATTATTCAGTtgcaaaatttattttgtacaaTACAGaaagttatgtttttttattacacTGAATTTCGGATATGAATTTAAATAGTTCTAATGAaccaatattaaattttgaatataactAATCAACCATATATCGTAGTAttgaaaaatacatattttttaataggcTTAAATACCTATTTAGTACCCAAGTTGGTAGGTTAATTTTCGTTTGGTAcccggttttaaaagtgatttaatttagTCCCCAAGTTATTGAATTTGCTTTTAATAAGTCCCTTTCGTTAAGTACCATGTTACGGCGTTATATGATCAGTGATCTGTCAACTGAATTATGTGTCGTGGCAAATACAGTTTTTTTAGCaatgaaatatatgaaaatattttgtaaaatgggaaaataaaaaacaatattaaccTATTAAGGTGTAAGCAACTTACCTGACCTTAAGTGAAGGATCTAAAGTGGAGGAGGTGTGCTGAGGTGATCTCCAATGAGCTGAAGTACCTATTGTGGAGGAGGTAATATGAAGCAGGTGAGGTGATATTTCTCATTTTCCATAAGCTCTTCTTTGTAACACATTCTGAAAATGCTTGTTTTCGAAGATTGATTTTGGGTGCCCTAAGCTGGGTATTTGGGATTAGGGTTGTTTTGTAGGTCTGGACGAAGCATTATTGCATCCTTCCTCCACCCAATGTCAATGAATCAGTGTTCGTCTTGCTCATGGGGGACCTCGCGTGGTGGTTCATCAAGAGGAATGGGTGGCAGCCATATGTGCTATTGTGGAGAGGTTGCCATATTAAGAGTGGCAAAAACTGCTAAGAATGAGGGCAGATATTTTTGGGGCTGCCCTAATTACAAGGTAACATTCCTTGGTTgtgtttttattgattttaggGTGGATTACTTTGGTGTATCCTGACATCGTTTTGGTTGGATGTTTGGAACAGCGTACTCGAAACCAAGAAGTGCTAGGCTGTGATTACTTCAAATGGCGCAATGATGATAATATGGATGAAAGGGATAGCACAATTGGAtggcaaaggagaaagattcttaatttagaaaaatcaattttagtttATCAGAAAAGGGAGAAGGTGTATTTGGGGTTTTTATGTTTCATGGGGTTTATGAACATCATGTTTGtatgtcttttgttttaatgtagaatattattgtaatgaaaaagttatatttaatgaagaagaagttgtTATTGGTACATagtgtttgttgttattatgaGATTGTATTCAGTGATGTTGTGATAGGTGATTGTTGTTGGTTAAATATGAAACTTCATAGACACTTTGCAAAAANAGATTGGAAGTTAANGTAAATGGAACTGCAGTGGCAATAACAAATGGAACTGCAGTAGGGAATTCTGCATTAGTCAATTCTGCAGTACCCAATTCTGCAGTACAGGACAACTTCAATAAACTAGTACAAAGGATTAAACTAGACTGGAATTTGCTGGAACTAAAAATCAACTTGGAAGTTCCAAAAAATGATCAAATAAGATGGTTTCACATGCTAAATTGCATATAAATGCATGTGACCTGAACTGGACTGTTATAGCAGtttcaaaacaacaattaaGACTTGATTAAAGTAGAAATTATGTTAGAATCATAGTTACATGAAAATTGACACATAACCTCTCCATTCTGTCATATAGAACATCATTCAGACCATCAAAGCTTAGAATCAAGGTCAAATGGATGAAATGGAAAGCATAAATAAAATTCTGCAGCAGAATTGCAGAGGTGAATTGACAGCACAATTAGATAGCAATTTCATATATTGNTCTTCCAAAATACATCACAAACTTGTAGCTGGTAAATACATCACAGACTTCCAAGTACATAttgaaaatacatataaatgaCAGTTTCAAGTTCTTAAACGATAaagtaaatattcaaaatacataTTCCTTGAGTCATACATATCCAAAATGCAATAGATTTGTGACCAATATCTAAACTGGTCTTGAAGTGTCATCATGAGTAATTTGACTTCCTTGAGTGGCAGGTGGGGTAGGTTGGTGGTCTTCTTGTTGAGTTCCTTGAGTGGCATCTTGTGCAGGTTGTTGGTCTTGTTCACTTCCTTGAGTTCCTTGAGTTCCTTGATCGGGTTGATGTTGACTTGCTTGAGGGCAATTAGTTCTTCTATGTCCTAATTGCCTACAAATGCCACATCTCTTTGGGATTCCAGCTTGTCCAAGTTGAGTGTCATCCCTCATTTGCTCCCAACTTTCgagtcttcttttttttcttggtctACCTGGCAAGATCCTATTAGGAGGAGGCAAAATATCTGGATAGGCTGTTCTTTGCCATAGGTCAGGTCCATTGACAGGGAAGATTATTGGATTATAAGTTTCTTCATAAGTGGTGGTCCTAAACCAATTTGGTATGAAGTCTTCTGGAGTGAGGTTTAAAAACCTCATAGCTGTGAGTGCATGGCAGCAAGCTATCCCTGTGAGAAGCCACTTCCTGCAGCTACAATCTCTTTTGTCTACATCAACCACATACTTTTCTGAAATATTTGAGGTATGCCTGATCTCAAATACTTGGAGCCCTGACCAACCGCGAAAGAAGCAAAGAACTTTAGAACAACAAGCAAAACAGTTTGAAATCATGTGTGTANNNNNNNNNNNNNNNNNNNNNNNNNNNNNNNNNNNNNNNNNNNNNNNNNNNNNNNNNNNNNNNNNNNNNNNNNNNNNNNNNNNNNNNNNNNNNNNNNNNNNNNNNNNNNNNNNNNNNNNNNNNNNNNNNNNNNNNNNNNNNNNNNNNNNNNNNNNNNNNNNNNNNNNNNNNNNNNNNNNNNNNNNNNNNNNNNNNNNNNNNNNNNNNNNNNNNNNNNNNNNNNNNNNNNNNNNNNNNNNNNNNNNNNNNNNNNNNNNNNNNNNNNNNNNNNNNNNNNNNNNNNNNNNNNNNNNNNNNNNNNNNNNNNNNNNNNNNNNNNNNNNNNNNNNNNNNNNNNNNNNNNNNNNNNNNNNNNNNNNNNNNNNNNNNNNNNNNNNNNNNNNNNNNNNNNNNNNNNNNNNNNNNNNNNNNNNNNNNNNNNNNNNNNNNNNNNNNNNNNNNNNNNNNNNNNNNNNNNNNNNNNNNNNNNNNNNNNNNNNNNNNNNNNNNNNNNNNNNNNNNNNNNNNNNNNNNNNNNNNNNNNNNNNNNNNNNNNNNNNNNNNNNNNNNNNNNNNNNNNNNNNNNNNNNNNNNNNNNNNNNNNNNNNNNNNNNNNNNNNNNNNNNNNNNNNNNNNNNNNNNNNNNNNNNNNNNNNNNNNNNNNNNNNNNNNNNNNNNNNNNNNNNNNNNNNNNNNNNNNNNNNNNNNNNNNNNNNNNNNNNNNNNNNNNNNNNNNNNNNNNNNNNNNNNNNNNNNNNNNNNNNNNNNNNNNNNNNNNNNNNNNNNNNNNNNNNNNNNNNNNNNNNNNNNNNNNNNNNNNNNNNNNNNNNNNNNNNNNNNNNNNNNNNNNNNNNNNNNNNNNNNNNNNNNNNNNNNNNNNNNNNNNNNNNNNNNNNNNNNNNNNNNNNNNNNNNNNNNNNNNNNNNNNNNNNNNNNNNNNNNNNNNNNNNNNNNNNNNNNNNNNNNNNNNNNNNNNNNNNNNNNNNNNNNNNNNNNNNNNNNNNNNNNNNNNNNNNNNNNNNNNNNNNNNNNNNNNNNNNNNNNNNNNNNNNNNNNNNNNNNNNNNNNNNNNNNNNNNNNNNNNNNNNNNNNNNNNNNNNNNNNNNNNNNNNNNNNNNNNNNNNNNNNNNNNNNNNNNNNNNNNNNNNNNNNNNNNNNNNNNNNNNNNNNNNNNNNNNNNNNNNNNNNNNNNNNNNNNNNNNNNNNNNNNNNNNNNNNNNNNNNNNNNNNNNNNNNNNNNNNNNNNNNNNNNNNNNNNNNNNNNNNNNNNNNNNNNNNNNNNNNNNNNNNNNNNNNNNNNNNNNNNNNNNNNNNNNNNNNNNNNNNNNNNNNNNNNNNNNNNNNNNNNNNNNNNNNNNNNNNNNNNNNNNNNNNNNNNNNNNNNNNNNNNNNNNNNNNNNNNNNNNNNNNNNNNNNNNNNNNNNNNNNNNNNNNNNNNNNNNNNNNNNNNNNNNNNNNNNNNNNNNNNNNNNNNNNNNNNNNNNNNNNNNNNNNNNNNNNNNNNNNNNNNNNNNNNNNNNNNNNNNNNNNNNNNNNNNNNNNNNNNNNNNNNNNNNNNNNNNNNNNNNNNNNNNNNNNNNNNNNNNNNNNNNNNNNNNNNNNNNNNNNNNNNNNNNNNNNNNNNNNNNNNNNNNNNNNNNNNNNNNNNNNNNNNNNNNNNNNNNNNNNNNNNNNNNNNNNNNNNNNNNNNNNNNNNNNNNNNNNNNNNNNNNNNNNNNNNNNNNNNNNNNNNNNNNGCAACTTTGACTTCCTACTTCCACTTCCTGTACCACCAATCACCATCTCATCTTCACTATCAACATCCTCCTCTTCGACTtcttcatctgcattcacaaaaacatcCACCAAATCATCTTCACTATCATCATCACCACCAACTACATCTTCAACATCTTCACTANCATCATCAGCTTCTTCACCAccaacttcaacttcttcaccaTCATCANCTTTACCATCTTCTCCACCATCCTCCTCGACAATTTGTTCACCAACAACTACATCTTCCCCTACCCCACAACCAACTTCAGTTTCTTCACCAccaacttcaacttcttcaccaCCATCACCTTTACCATCTTCAACTTCTTCACCACCATCACCTTTACCATCTTCAACTTCTTCACCACCATCACCTTTACCATCTTCAACTTCTTCCCCTACACCACTACCAACATCAGCTTCTTCTACCTCAACACCTTCTTTTTCACTCACTTCTCTATCTTTACCTATTTCTTCACCATGCTTACCAACATCATTTTCCAACTCAAGAATATAATCAGGATCCGACACCCTGTGAACCACAAACAAATGAGCTGACCCCTTCAATAACGCAATGTTCACCACATGCATTGCTCCCTTATCATCACTTAACAACTCCAACCTTTCTTCTAATACAGGACCACCCAGGGAATACCACAACTCCTTAACATTTCTATATCCCATCTCCTTCAGTATGGCCAAGATTTCAAAATAACTCCATCTATCTNTGTNTATGACCAAGGTACTTGTCTGACCTCCATGGTATTTGAATGACCCATCATTCCAAAACTTTCCCCCATGGTGAAACACCACCTCTACACCACAGTTTGACATTTTCTATTATTCTCAACTATTTTTAAGCCTACACACAAAAGTAATTGTCATACTACATTCATTGTAAACATGCCACGTTACTGATAAGTATTACACGTGTAGgcaaacaaaa
Coding sequences:
- the LOC106762889 gene encoding uncharacterized protein LOC106762889 gives rise to the protein MGYRNVKELWYSLGGPVLEERLELLSDDKGAMHVVNIALLKGSAHLFVVHRVSDPDYILELENDVGKHGEEIGKDREVSEKEGVEVEEADVGSGVGEEVEDGKGDGGEEVEDGKGDGGEEVEDGKGDGGEEVEVGGEETEVGCGVGEDVVVGEQIVEEDGGEDGKXDDGEEVEVGGEEADDXSEDVEDVVGGDDDSEDDLVDVFVNADEEVEEEDVDSEDEMVIGGTGSGRLQVFEIRHTSNISEKYVVDVDKRDCSCRKWLLTGIACCHALTAMRFLNLTPEDFIPNWFRTTTYEETYNPIIFPVNGPDLWQRTAYPDILPPPNRILPGRPRKKRRLESWEQMRDDTQLGQAGIPKRCGICRQLGHRRTNCPQASQHQPDQGTQGTQGSEQDQQPAQDATQGTQQEDHQPTPPATQGSQITHDDTSRPV